Proteins encoded in a region of the Planococcus citri chromosome 1, ihPlaCitr1.1, whole genome shotgun sequence genome:
- the LOC135849940 gene encoding polycomb group protein Psc-like, with translation MQCATRPRITELNPHLLCVLCEGYLIDATAITECLHAFCKKCIVQYLETKKYCPVCDVLVHKTKPLQNLKPDKILQSIVYKSVPDLYANEMCNRRKFYSNVHPQQKPDNPELRGEITEASEFITFNDTISLSLEYINFLGDQNYFYVASSSKRYLRCDATVTVKHLQKLISAKYGLAIKHEIRFFFNGIQLPDHLTLLDIAYISSWKRNGFIRLLYQILEVRKTVMKLAKPEITPVTTPASTIVKTPDNKVDKLPLDVNNHVNNISDQAKESKLSTSSTVTVSTAVTATPTSLVNTDTKTSDGSGSAKPCSDKSAPPPVLSSSNTTLNSISVTATTPSAPSSIASVAGKSNENSVLNKIVEKLEKKASTGSNATSAVVAKSDDRATQPFTTQINNKENAVKPISQTENTTEKSNPSITTVPIISTTAVTSLKKKTSPDCPIPTKIPKLMNCDSPKPPRVDVCKEVESISTPIMSVNSTASVTSSASKFIPSNSITPTVNYTPSNKLSSPPPLRKIMCYPAARVSASEPNKAIVVPTTTTTSIKKAIVGVKTFTRPWSYSATPTAVAPVKPTTMTDMSKTPSVQKPVKFHKARRNVPRFLGNPSSGIRPLYQGNSSEANSTSSDGKSNSSIETTIKIPKSISLLKVDPKTLAPIACSSASSKSTNSGANSVKKTFYSSTKQYNMIPDYPCSVTNSPNFVGNLSSASVAGKLSAGAAFPPPPFPNMAPNSLLPSFNPYLCAGMYPSHFPPGTADSAALNGPSSLDYIKAMAAFHSPFPPPINPLFNPQLHPKLKHDKVKTTAKSTSSPPAIQRIPPTSKTPISEVTASITETPKSSPLPVSSTPSNLSNGVYKNTKIKKESSFAINNLIPIDEAKNITHSCSADGVHQVCDQLTTDPASKKKTVELDAKSNSNDKVSRQAENKDKQGEKNTSK, from the exons ATGCAATGTGCTACACGACCACGTATCACGGAATTGAATCCTCATTTACTATGTGTGCTGTGCGAAGGATATTTAATTGATGCTACGGCCATTACAGAGTGTTTACATGCCT TTTGTAAAAAGTGTATCGTTCAATATTTGGAAACGAAGAAGTACTGTCCGGTGTGTGATGTACTTGTTCATAAAACTAAGCCGTTACAAAACCTAAAACCTGATAAAATACTGCAAAGCATCGTTTATAAATCCGTACCAGATCTTTACGCAA ACGAGATGTGTAACCGACGTAAATTTTACTCCAACGTTCATCCTCAGCAAAAACCCGATAATCCGGAACTAAGAGGAGAGATCACCGAAGCTTCGGAGTTCATTACATTCAACGATACGATTAGTTTATCTTTGGAATACATTAATTTCCTCGGTGATCAGAATTACTTTTACGTC GCTTCTAGCAGTAAACGATATCTAAGATGCGATGCAACGGTAACGGTCAAACacttacaaaaattaatatcagcGAAATACGGTTTAGCTATAAAACACGAGATACGTTTCTTTTTCAACGGTATTCAGTTACCAGATCACTTGACGTTGTTGGATATTGCCTACATTTCATCGTGGAAACGA aaCGGATTTATTCGACTATTGTATCAAATATTGGAAGTACGAAAAACAGTGATGAAATTGGCGAAACCTGAAATAACCCCTGTAACGACACCTGCTTCTACGATTGTAAAAACTCCAGATAACAAGGTGGACAAATTACCATTAGATGTGAATAATCATGTAAATAATATCTCTGACCAAGCCAAAGAATCAAAACTCTCGACATCTTCTACGGTGACTGTTTCAACGGCTGTTACTGCTACTCCTACGTCTCTCGTTAATACCGATACAAAAACGTCAGATGGATCTGGTTCGGCGAAGCCATGCTCTGATAAAAGTGCACCACCTCCGGTACTTTCTAGTTCGAATACAACTCTAAATAGTATCTCCGTTACTGCTACGACTCCCTCTGCACCGTCATCGATCGCTTCAGTTGCTGGTAAATCGAACGAGAATTCCGTTCTGaataaaatcgtcgaaaaactGGAAAAGAAAGCCTCGACAGGGTCCAATGCTACCTCAGCAGTTGTTGCCAAGTCCGACGATAGGGCAACCCAGCCATTTACAACTCAAATCAATAACAAAGAGAACGCTGTAAAACCCATTTCTCAAACAGAAAACACGACTGAGAAATCAAATCCGTCGATTACAACCGTTCCGATTATTTCAACAACCGCTGTTACTAGTTTAAAGAAGAAAACATCGCCGGATTGCCCGATACCTACGAAAATACCCAAGCTTATGAACTGCGATTCGCCTAAACCGCCGAGAGTGGATGTTTGTAAAGAAGTGGAATCGATAAGTACGCCGATAATGTCGGTCAATTCGACCGCATCGGTTACATCATCTGCGTCGAAATTCATTCCGAGTAATTCGATTACACCGACGGTCAACTATACCCCTTCGAATAAACTATCTTCGCCGCCACCTTTGAGGAAGATTATGTGCTATCCAGCTGCCCGAGTCAGCGCTTCGGAACCGAATAAAGCTATCGTGGTTCCGACCACGACGACTACGTCGATAAAGAAAGCCATCGTTGGGGTGAAAACATTCACTAGACCTTGGAGTTACTCGGCTACGCCGACAGCGGTCGCACCAGTCAAACCGACCACTATGACGGACATGAGTAAAACTCCCAGCGTACAGAAACCGGTGAAATTTCACAAAGCTAGACGAAACGTGCCACGGTTCTTGGGTAATCCGTCTTCTGGTATTAGACCTTTATATCAAGGTAATTCGTCGGAGGCTAACTCGACATCATCGGATGGTAAATCAAACTCCAGCATTGAAACGACCATCAAGATCCCGAAAAGTATCTCGTTGTTGAAAGTAGATCCTAAAACATTGGCTCCAATCGCCTGCTCGTCGGCTTCTTCGAAATCTACCAACAGTGGAGCTAATTCTGTGAAGAAAACGTTCTATTCGTCTACGAAACAATACAACATGATCCCAGATTACCCCTGTTCGGTGACTAATTCTCCCAATTTCGTCGGTAATCTGTCATCAGCGTCGGTCGCCGGCAAGTTATCGGCTGGTGCCGCTTTCCCTCCACCTCCATTTCCAAACATGGCTCCTAATTCATTGCTCCCCTCGTTCAATCCGTATCTATGCGCTGGAATGTACCCGTCGCATTTTCCGCCCGGCACCGCCGATTCGGCCGCTCTGAATGGGCCTTCTTCGTTGGATTACATCAAAGCCATGGCCGCATTCCATTCTCCTTTTCCGCCGCCCATAAATCCCCTCTTCAATCCGCAACTTCACCCTAAACTGAAACACGATAAAGTGAAAACGACCGCGAAATCCACCTCTAGCCCTCCGGCCATTCAGCGAATACCCCCTACGTCTAAAACTCCCATCTCCGAAGTCACCGCATCCATCACCGAAACGCCTAAATCATCACCTTTGCCTGTTTCCTCGACCCCTTCGAACCTCTCCAACGGAGTGtacaaaaatactaaaattaaGAAGGAAAGTAGTTTCGCTATTAATAATCTGATCCCGATCGACGAGGCGAAAAACATCACGCATTCGTGTTCGGCCGATGGAGTTCATCAAGTTTGCGATCAACTGACCACAGATCCAGCATCCAAGAAGAAGACGGTCGAACTCGATGCTAAAAGTAACAGCAACGATAAAGTATCGCGTCAAGCTGAAAATAAAGATAAacaaggtgaaaaaaatacatcgaagtGA
- the LOC135849941 gene encoding glycerol kinase-like, with amino-acid sequence MDGKGESNSDYGPLVASIDEGTTSTRFMVFSSKTEQIVASHQIRIHKEYPKPGWVEQDATKIIEAVISSIEETVKILQSKNINPADIVTVGITNQRETTLLWDKITGQPLTKAIVWMDNRTVKTIENLLNTKPDKCQDQLREKCGLPISPFFSALKYRWLIDNVPEVKKAIQENRCLFGTIDSWLIWNLTGGVNGGIHITDVTNASRTMLMNISTLEWDEDLLKFFDIDKKTLPRICSSSEIYGYFKCTSLKNIPISGCLGDQQAALIGQLCLEEGQAKCTYGTGCFLLHNTGPKKILSQNGLLTTVAFKFGKNPASYALEGSIAIAGATFSWLRDRINIIDDVKEIEKLAEEVSSTNDVYFVPAFQGLYAPYWDPNARGLICGLTMDTDRRHILRAALEAVGYQTRALMEAMSKDAKIEFKELKVDGGMVNNTLLIKLLADICNVEVVKQTMQESTAFGAAVAAAMADGINVWTVSDLKIERENFFPSISEAERNSKYSKWKKAVERSFGWSNQS; translated from the exons ATGGATGGTAAAGGAGAATCAAACTCGGATTACGGTCCATTGGTAGCTTCCATAGACGAAGGAACAACCAGTACGAGATTTATG gtattttcatcaaaaaccgAACAAATTGTAGCCTCTCATCAAATACGTATCCATAAAGAATACCCGAAGCCAGGATGGGTGGAACAAGACGCTACGAAAATCATAGAAGCGGTCATTTCATCTATAGAAGAGACCGTGAAAATATTACAGTCCAAGAACATCAATCCAGCTGATATAGTTACCGTTGGCATAACCAACCAAAGAGAAACCACTCTATTATGGGATAAGATAACCGGTCAACCATTAACTAAAGCAATAG TTTGGATGGATAACAGGACAGTGAAAACGATAGAGAATTTATTAAACACCAAACCAGATAAATGTCAGGATCAGTTAAGAGAAAAATGCGGATTACCAATCAGCCCGTTCTTCAGCGCTTTAAAATATCGTTGGCTTATCGACAATGTACCCGAAGTAAAGAAAGCAATACAAGAAAACCGATGCTTATTCGGCACAATCGATTCGTGGCTAATATGG AATTTAACAGGAGGTGTCAACGGCGGTATTCATATAACCGATGTCACGAACGCTTCTAGAACCATGTTAATGAATATTTCTACCTTAGAATGGGACGAAGACTTATTAaa ATTTTTCGACATAGATAAGAAAACGTTGCCAAGAATTTGCAGCAGTTCTGAAATTTATGGTTATTTCAAATGTACctcgttgaaaaatatacctatttcgGGG tgtTTAGGTGATCAACAAGCAGCTTTAATAGGACAATTATGCTTAGAAGAAGGTCAAGCGAAATGTACATACGGCACTGGTTGCTTTCTTTTACATAACACGGGACCAAAG aaaatcctCTCTCAAAACGGTTTACTAACCACAGTAGCTTTCAAATTCGGCAAAAATCCAGCATCTTATGCGCTCGAAGGATCGATAGCCATAGCCGGAGCGACATTTTCTTGGTTAAGGGATCGGATCAACATCATCGACGATgtaaaagaaatagaaaaactaGCCGAAGAGGTATCTTCCACCAACGACGTATATTTTGTTCCCGCTTTTCAAGGCCTTTATGCACCGTACTGGGATCCAAATGCAagagg ACTGATTTGTGGCCTAACAATGGATACTGACAGAAGACATATACTTAGAGCCGCTCTAGAAGCAGTTGGTTACCAAACGAGAGCTTTGATGGAAGCCATGTCCAAAGACGCGAAAATCGAGTTTAAAGAATTAAAAGTTGACGGTGGAATGGTCAACAATAcattattaattaaattattagCCGATATTTGTAATGTAGAAGTTG TTAAACAAACGATGCAAGAATCGACAGCGTTTGGTGCTGCTGTAGCTGCCGCGATGGCGGATGGAATCAATGTTTGGACCGTATCAGATCTGAAAATCGAACGCGAAAATTTCTTCCCTAGTATATCAGAAGCAG aacgaaattcaaaatattccaaatggAAGAAAGCCGTTGAAAGAAGTTTCGGGTGGAGCAATCAGTCATGA
- the LOC135849942 gene encoding equilibrative nucleoside transporter 1-like isoform X1 produces the protein MTSNSSLIRGNMASPEEQLLLEKEMHMKNGISITPSKSNDNNRYGDKKHIEPVRLNPAWEEKNLPNDVLNFKSVTMEQAERETNPPKDRFLIVYFIILTFGIGTMMPWNMFINAKSYFEDYKLGSNYTNQNLTFYTDNFMVFLGISSQVPNFLFNWVNIFANIGGSLSSRIVCTIVAEAIVFVATEVLVMLDSSAWPEVFFWLTLASVFLLNMANGIYQNTVYGIAARLPAAYTGAVIFGNNLSGVFTSVMNIVTKSLSPSPKTSALYYFMVALLVLFVCFVIYFVLPLLKFYKFHDLQFIKAQSNAQENSVVKKTPYWKVFKMCSLQCFNVFFIFFVTLAIFPAVHSNVQLVHDDFIVSPKYFADILCFLTFNVFAAFGNLLATVWHFPSGRWLHIPVILRSAFIPLFLVCNYSLPGRIMPVLIENEWIYWGIAATFALTSGWFSSLAMMYCGKSVPPEYSSVAGMFGAACLVSGVCAGILFAFVFPIIVRSVHW, from the exons atgactTCGAATTCGAGCCTAATACGAGGAAACATGGCGTCACCCGAGGAGCAGCTCCTTCTGGAGAAGGAGATGCACATGAAAAATGGCATATCAATCACTCCATCCAAGTCAAATGACAATAATAGATATG GCGATAAAAAGCACATCGAACCTGTACGGTTGAATCCTGCTTGGGAAGAAAAGAATTTACCTAACGACgtgttgaatttcaaaagtgtAACCATGGAACAAGCTGAACGAGAAACCAATCCTCCCAAGGATAG GTTCTTGATagtttattttatcattttgacgTTCGGCATTGGGACTATGATGCCATGGAATATGTTCATAAATGCCAAGTCG TACTTCGAAGATTACAAATTGGGTTCGAATTATACAAATCAGAATTTGACGTTTTATACGGACAACTTCATGGTATTTTTGGGTATCTCGAGTCAAGTTCCCAACTTCTTGTTCAACTGGGTGAACATTTTTGCTAATATTGG AGGCAGCCTTAGTTCCAGAATTGTGTGCACAATCGTAGCAGAAGCGATTGTCTTCGTTGCTACTGAAGTATTGGTGATGTTAGACTCGTCAGCATGGCCTGAAGTATTCTTCTGGTTAACCTTGGCCTCAGTTTTCTTATTGAATA tggCTAAtggaatttatcaaaatacagTGTACGGTATCGCTGCTCGTTTACCCGCAGCGTACACGGGAgctgtgatttttggaaat aatCTTAGCGGTGTGTTTACATCTGTGATGAATATAGTTACGAAATCGTTATCTCCGAGTCCTAAGACTTCTGCTCTGTATTACTTTATGGTTGCTTTATTGGTGCTTTTCGTTTGTTTCGTTATTTATTTCGTCTTACCATTACTT AAATTCTACAAATTCCACGATTTGCAATTTATCAAAGCCCAGTCCAATGCCCAAGAGAATTCCGTTGTGAAGAAAACTCCATATTGGAAAGTATTTAAAATGTGTTCGTTGCAGTGCTTCAAtgtattcttcattttcttcgtcACGTTGGCCATTTTCCCAGCTGTTCACTCGA ATGTTCAGTTGGTGCATGATGATTTCATCGTGTCGCCGAAATATTTCGCTGATATCTTGTGTTTCTTGACTTTCAACGTGTTCGCTGCCTTTGGAAATCTTCTAGCTACTGTCTGGCATTTC cCTAGTGGAAGATGGTTACATATTCCGGTGATTCTGCGCTCGGCTTTCATCCCATTATTTTTAGTTTGCAATTACAGCTTGCCCGGTCGTATAATGCCTGTTTTGATTGAAAACGAATGGATATATTGGGGAATCGCAGCAACGTTTGCGCTGACTAGCGGATGGTTCAGTTCATTGGCTATGATGTATTGCGGaaa GAGTGTACCGCCTGAATATAGCAGTGTGGCTGGAATGTTCGGAGCAGCATGCTTAGTATCTGGAGTTTGTGCCGGTATCCTATTCGCTTTCGTGTTCCCTATCATCGTCCGTAGTGTCCATTGGTAG
- the LOC135849942 gene encoding equilibrative nucleoside transporter 1-like isoform X2, whose protein sequence is MEQAERETNPPKDRFLIVYFIILTFGIGTMMPWNMFINAKSYFEDYKLGSNYTNQNLTFYTDNFMVFLGISSQVPNFLFNWVNIFANIGGSLSSRIVCTIVAEAIVFVATEVLVMLDSSAWPEVFFWLTLASVFLLNMANGIYQNTVYGIAARLPAAYTGAVIFGNNLSGVFTSVMNIVTKSLSPSPKTSALYYFMVALLVLFVCFVIYFVLPLLKFYKFHDLQFIKAQSNAQENSVVKKTPYWKVFKMCSLQCFNVFFIFFVTLAIFPAVHSNVQLVHDDFIVSPKYFADILCFLTFNVFAAFGNLLATVWHFPSGRWLHIPVILRSAFIPLFLVCNYSLPGRIMPVLIENEWIYWGIAATFALTSGWFSSLAMMYCGKSVPPEYSSVAGMFGAACLVSGVCAGILFAFVFPIIVRSVHW, encoded by the exons ATGGAACAAGCTGAACGAGAAACCAATCCTCCCAAGGATAG GTTCTTGATagtttattttatcattttgacgTTCGGCATTGGGACTATGATGCCATGGAATATGTTCATAAATGCCAAGTCG TACTTCGAAGATTACAAATTGGGTTCGAATTATACAAATCAGAATTTGACGTTTTATACGGACAACTTCATGGTATTTTTGGGTATCTCGAGTCAAGTTCCCAACTTCTTGTTCAACTGGGTGAACATTTTTGCTAATATTGG AGGCAGCCTTAGTTCCAGAATTGTGTGCACAATCGTAGCAGAAGCGATTGTCTTCGTTGCTACTGAAGTATTGGTGATGTTAGACTCGTCAGCATGGCCTGAAGTATTCTTCTGGTTAACCTTGGCCTCAGTTTTCTTATTGAATA tggCTAAtggaatttatcaaaatacagTGTACGGTATCGCTGCTCGTTTACCCGCAGCGTACACGGGAgctgtgatttttggaaat aatCTTAGCGGTGTGTTTACATCTGTGATGAATATAGTTACGAAATCGTTATCTCCGAGTCCTAAGACTTCTGCTCTGTATTACTTTATGGTTGCTTTATTGGTGCTTTTCGTTTGTTTCGTTATTTATTTCGTCTTACCATTACTT AAATTCTACAAATTCCACGATTTGCAATTTATCAAAGCCCAGTCCAATGCCCAAGAGAATTCCGTTGTGAAGAAAACTCCATATTGGAAAGTATTTAAAATGTGTTCGTTGCAGTGCTTCAAtgtattcttcattttcttcgtcACGTTGGCCATTTTCCCAGCTGTTCACTCGA ATGTTCAGTTGGTGCATGATGATTTCATCGTGTCGCCGAAATATTTCGCTGATATCTTGTGTTTCTTGACTTTCAACGTGTTCGCTGCCTTTGGAAATCTTCTAGCTACTGTCTGGCATTTC cCTAGTGGAAGATGGTTACATATTCCGGTGATTCTGCGCTCGGCTTTCATCCCATTATTTTTAGTTTGCAATTACAGCTTGCCCGGTCGTATAATGCCTGTTTTGATTGAAAACGAATGGATATATTGGGGAATCGCAGCAACGTTTGCGCTGACTAGCGGATGGTTCAGTTCATTGGCTATGATGTATTGCGGaaa GAGTGTACCGCCTGAATATAGCAGTGTGGCTGGAATGTTCGGAGCAGCATGCTTAGTATCTGGAGTTTGTGCCGGTATCCTATTCGCTTTCGTGTTCCCTATCATCGTCCGTAGTGTCCATTGGTAG